One segment of Pempheris klunzingeri isolate RE-2024b chromosome 20, fPemKlu1.hap1, whole genome shotgun sequence DNA contains the following:
- the kif19 gene encoding kinesin-like protein KIF19: MKDTGESKDHQLTVALRIRPLSEAEQEEAATIMAHRLDDQMVVLMDPMEDPDDILRANRSREKTYMFDVAFDFSASQEEVYRATTKGLIEGLISGYNATVFAYGPTGCGKTYTMLGTDKEPGIYVRTLNDLFRAIEETSDDMLYSVSMSYLEIYNEMIRDLLNPSSGFLDLREDSKGVIQVAGITEVSTVNAQEIMELLMKGNKQRTQEPTAANQTSSRSHAVLQVAVKQQSRCRDVLQEVRYARLFMIDLAGSERAAQTQNRGQRLKEGAHINRSLLALGNCINALSDKNGTKYVNYRDSKLTRLLKDSLGGNSRTVMIAHISPASVAFEESRNTLTYADRAKSIRTRVKKNLINVTYHIAQYTNIISDLRCEIQRLKKKIADQASRQQSSDRADIRHVQAEVQAHSSQQSRVEMDQLREQLLDAFRQQMEIRRSLMELENSNMEIQIDTSKHLLTIADWEQERSRRRRKWRAERRKESVNKDESEKDSDSPESPPDSTETDQVGMARENLVTLMAEQKKIHKQKEILERRFLELQDRARRLEELLPRRVSSEEQREVLGLLCKVHELEIENAEMQSHALLKDNVIRQKNFVVQRFEQHRHLCDEIIQQQRQFIDDHSLLVPPHLQELYDMYMRELDERKLDRAMALDKVTTRHTIKEGSLPKIALPGQGRDNMQDMDSDQESVRNMCSDNRRGQAKIRRHTLPPILPEPELDNNRVFKNSPHARQMKNSAVMTPPPIHINGKGNRELQPLVPESSLSYSHLSHSVSSHLDSSPESSEAGADIPLSQTERQQILKGVQNIVVKAACRRSKALEVDALRLPPPPSPLDPKKQKSSLSLSEAPPRGLPMRRGRQPSPELRHATSDDNLSSSTGEGPGLQVTWTRPRNRQVTTKNQTPREVDFEARRKKRRSRSFEVTGQALPQTKTTVAQRFRPLDSTSDPHLHNNGQAPMLRPQYRGVPPLAKVRAPHISHQTGSNAELSTAYLSNLKRGPQLRQPQPLLYITTTGTGSQRTRRH; the protein is encoded by the exons ATGGTGGTTCTGATGGATCCCATGGAGGACCCGGACGACATCCTGCGTGCCAACCGCTCCAGGGAGAAGACCTACATGTTTGACGTGGCGTTCGACTTCTCAGCCAGTCAG GAGGAAGTGTACCGAGCTACGACCAAAGGGCTGATTGAGGGCCTCATTTCAGGCTATAATGCCACCGTGTTTGCCTACGGACCCACag GTTGTGGGAAGACATACACCATGTTGGGGACTGACAAGGAGCCAGGCATCTACGTTCGAACACTGAACGACTTGTTCCGTGCCATTGAGGAGACCAGTGACGACATGCTGTATAGCGTCTCCATGTCCTATCTGGAG ATCTACAATGAGATGATCCGTGACCTGCTGAACCCATCTTCAGGCTTCTTGGACCTGAGAGAAGACTCTAAAGGAGTGATTCAGGTTGCTGGCATCACAGAGGTTTCTACCGTCAATGCACAAGAG ATTATGGAATTGCTGATGAAGGGCAACAAACAGCGCACCCAGGAGCCAACGGCAGCCAATCAGACGTCGTCTCGCTCCCATGCTGTGCTGCAGGTGGCCGTCAAGCAGCAGAGCCGGTGTCGAGACGTCCTACAGGAGGTCCGATATGCACGCCTCTTCATGATCGACCTTGCCGGCTCTGAACGAgcagcacag ACTCAGAATAGGGGTCAGCGGTTGAAAGAGGGGGCCCACATCAACCGCTCTCTGCTGGCTTTGGGCAACTGCATCAACGCCCTAAGCGACAAAAATGGCACCAAGTATGTCAACTATCGAGACAGCAAGTTGACTCGACTACTGAAG GACTCGTTGGGTGGGAACAGTCGAACTGTCATGATAGCCCATATCAGCCCAGCCTCTGTGGCTTTTGAGGAGTCTCGTAACACGCTGACGTACGCTGACCGTGCCAAAAGCATTCGAACACGG GTAAAGAAGAACCTGATAAATGTGACATACCACATTGCTCAGTACACCAACATCATCTCAGACCTGCGCTGCGAGATCCAGCGGCTCAAGAAGAAGATTGCAGATCAGGCGAGCCGCCAGCAGAGCTCAGACCGGGCTGACATCCGCCATGTCCAGG CGGAGGTCCAAGCCCACTCCAGCCAGCAGAGTCGGGTGGAGATGGACCAGTTGAGGGAGCAGCTCCTGGATGCCTTCCGTCAACAGATGGAGATCAGGAGGAGCCTGATGGAGCTGGAAAACAGCAACATGGAGATCCAGATTGACACCTCCAAACACCTGCTAACCATTGCAGA CTGGGAACAGGAGCGGAGTAGACGCAGGAGGAAGTGGCGGGctgaaaggaggaaggaaagtgTTAATAAGGACGAAAGCGAGAAGGACTCTGACTCCCCAGAGTCTCCTCCGGACAGCACAGAGACTGACCAAGTGGGGATGGCCCGAGAAAACTTGGTTACACTCATGGCTGAACAGAAAAAGATCCACAAACAGAAG GAGATTCTCGAGCGCAGATTCCTGGAGCTTCAGGATCGGGCCCGCcgcctggaggagctgctgcctcggCGGGTGAGCTCCGAGGAGCAGCGCGAGGTCCTGGGCCTCCTCTGTAAGGTCCATGAGCTGGAGATCGAGAACGCAGAGATGCAGTCCCACGCGCTGCTCAAGGACAACGTCATCCGGCAAAAAAACTTTGTGGTGCAGCGCTTCGAGCAGCACAGACACCTGTGTGATGAGAtcatacagcagcagagacagttCATTGATG ACCATAGTCTCCTAGTACCTCCACACCTCCAGGAGCTATATGATATGTATATGAGAGAGCTGGATGAGAGGAAACTGGACAGAGCCATGGCCCTGGACAAGGTGACCACCAGACACACCATCAAG GAGGGCTCTCTGCCCAAGATCGCCCTGCCCGGTCAGGGCCGTGACAACATGCAGGACATGGACTCAGACCAGGAGAGCGTGCGCAACATGTGCTCTGACAACAGACGAGGCCAAGCCAAAATCCGGAGACACACTTTGCCCCCCATCCTGCCGGAGCCTGAGCT GGATAATAACAGAGTTTTTAAGAACAGCCCTCATGCCAGGCAGATGAAAAACTCGGCTGTAATGACTCCACCTCCCATCCACATTAACGGGAAGGGCAACAGAGAG CTGCAGCCGCTGGTCCCTGAGAGCTCTCTGAGCTACAGTCATCTCAGCCACAGTGTCAGCAGCCACCTGGACTCATCGCCAGAGAGCAGCGAGGCCGGGGCCGATATCCCCCTCTCACAGACTG AGCGGCAGCAGATCCTAAAGGGGGTCCAGAACATTGTGGTTAAAGCGGCATGTCGACGCTCCAAAGCCCTGGAGGTGGACGCCTTGCGGTTACCCCCTCCGCCCTCTCCCCTGGACCCCAAGAAGCAGAAGAGCAGCCTCTCTTTGAGTGAAGCACCTCCTAGAGGCCTGCCAATGCGGCGCGGCAGGCAGCCTAGCCCTGAGCTCAGACACGCCACCTCGGACGATAACCTGTCCAGCAGCACAGGTGAGGGGCCCGGCCTGCAAGTGACCTGGACGCGCCCACGCAACCGCCAGGTCACAACCAAGAACCAAACGCCCCGCGAGGTGGACTTTGAGGCTCGCCGCAAGAAGAGGCGATCACGCTCTTTCGAGGTCACTGGTCAAGCA CTGCCTCAAACCAAGACAACCGTAGCTCAGAGGTTCCGTCCTCTGGACAGCACATCAGACCCCCATCTCCACAATAACGGTCAGGCTCCCATGCTCCGCCCCCAGTACAGAGGGGTCCCCCCTCTCGCCAAAGTCAGGGCACCCCACATCAGCCATCAAACAG GCTCAAATGCAGAGTTGTCCACAGCCTACCTGAGTAACCTGAAGCGAGGGCCCCAGCTGCGGCAGCCTCAGCCCCTCCTCTACATCACCACCACAGGCACCGGGAGCCAACGCACACGCAGACACTGA